The genomic DNA gcgggcttttaggcacccccaaccactaggcgtcCTAGGCGGCCGCCTACTTTTCCTcaatggttgcaccagccctggtttTTAACACAAAAGGACATTGAAAGATAGAGACATAATTTATCTCCTTCCCTGAGCACAGCATTCTGCTCATCAGCCTCCTGATGGCCTTCTTCATCTCGGCATTTCTCAGCGTGTAGATCATCGGGTTCAGCATTGGGGTGATTGCAGTGTAAATGACTGAGATCACCTTATTCAGGGTGAAGTTCTTGAAGAGCCGAGCATAGATGAAGATGCTGGGTATGATTTGTAAACATACCACGATAATCTGGGCTCCACAGGTGGACAGAGCTTTCTGCTTCCCATCCGTGATGTGTGTCCTGATCTTGACTAAGATGGCGGTGTAAGAAACAAGCAGAATGATGAATACAATTATAATCGGTGCTCCATTGTTGAAGATCATCTGCAGTTCAGCCAACTGAGTGTCAATGCAGGCCAGTTGGATGACCTGTGGGACATCACAGTAAAAATTGTCCAGGACGTTCGGCCCACAGAACGGTAACTGGAGGAGCAGTCCAATCTGAACAGCAGAGTGGGCCAATCCACCCAGCCATgccagtaccattatccccacgCACACACGCTGGTTCATGATAGTCAAGTACCGCAGTGGTTTATAGATGGCCACATACCGATCAATTGCCAACCCCACAAGACAAAACCCCATAGCACCAGCAATGAAGTGGAAGAAAAACATCTGGAGAATGCACTCATAGAACGAAATGGTTTTATGCTGTGAGAGGAGACCTGATAGCAATTTTGGAGTATTGACTGATGAGTCGCTGAGGTCTAGGAAAGCCAAGTTGGCCAGCaggaagtacatgggggtgtggagccGGTGGTCACTGATCacagtggtgatgatgatgaagttTCCCAGCCAGGTGTTCATGTAGATTATGAAGAAAGCCACATAAAGGAATTGCTGCAGCTCAGGACTCTGGGTGAGGCCCAAGAGGACAAATTCTGTCACTGGGTTGGTGAGATTCTTCTTCTCCATTTATTAACCTCTAAATAGTCCTGAAGAGGAAACGCTGATGTTAATAGTTATAATTTGATCTTAGTACATTACGGATATGAAAGGGATACTAACTCCATGTTAACTGATACACATGCTTGGAAATTTTCTTTGTTTACCAAATTCCAGACTGATTCCTGAGCCCCAGTGGTGAGTGCCCTGCTACAGCAAAACACCTACACCCCACCAGTGGTTATCCCCAGTTTTGGGTGTTTGGGCATGAACAGTAGCAACCTACACACTCGTAATGCCCCCGGATAACAACTGTCTCCATTGGTCTTCCTGAAGTCCTGGTGGTGCACACCTCCTGCAGGCCACAGATTCTGCATGTgccctagatcagtggtctccaacgtggggtgcgtgcaccccgGGGGGTGTCAAAGGAGATCCTTGGGGGTGtgcagcaggaggagcgctttaaaaaaaatatttctttattttgcatCGTCAGTTCGGGTGGGAGtccgagtggcttttttttttttttttttgtgcttcggcaaaaatggtagagccgccGCGGCaaggggtgcgtgctcaaaatttttttattgATGGGGTgcatgatcaaaaaagtttggagaccactggcctaGAGGTTCAGGGTTGGGGAGAATGTGGATTTTCTGGGAGTCCAAGGGTTCTAACAGTCCAGGTTTCTcattgggagtgggggagggtatgtcacattctggggtgcaatccagaccagtgagggttTGAGTCACTGCCTGCTCCATAACCCtgtgtgcctcacaatgctttgctggtgtagctcccaacctgggacACTCACAGCCAGCCTAGCAGCATGCGAGctacaccctgagtgtctgtgtagagATGCAGCACTGGTCCCGtatctctgaccccagcagcctgtcagcaacacaccagccacactgcggcttccaccagccttggttgctACTTGCAGGTTGATCCCAGC from Malaclemys terrapin pileata isolate rMalTer1 chromosome 12, rMalTer1.hap1, whole genome shotgun sequence includes the following:
- the LOC128846140 gene encoding olfactory receptor 4D2-like, which produces MEKKNLTNPVTEFVLLGLTQSPELQQFLYVAFFIIYMNTWLGNFIIITTVISDHRLHTPMYFLLANLAFLDLSDSSVNTPKLLSGLLSQHKTISFYECILQMFFFHFIAGAMGFCLVGLAIDRYVAIYKPLRYLTIMNQRVCVGIMVLAWLGGLAHSAVQIGLLLQLPFCGPNVLDNFYCDVPQVIQLACIDTQLAELQMIFNNGAPIIIVFIILLVSYTAILVKIRTHITDGKQKALSTCGAQIIVVCLQIIPSIFIYARLFKNFTLNKVISVIYTAITPMLNPMIYTLRNAEMKKAIRRLMSRMLCSGKEINYVSIFQCPFVLKTRAGATIEEK